One region of Culex pipiens pallens isolate TS chromosome 2, TS_CPP_V2, whole genome shotgun sequence genomic DNA includes:
- the LOC120426653 gene encoding lectin subunit alpha-like: protein MKEILICSLLVLGIVADEVIFEVPNFKANWHGANLHCTTRGSSLVTVTSLEKHEALVKFLEKSDKKYSNQGYRFWIGASSLPDGENFVWQSTGSRLSFTKWNLGEPNNAGGVEQCVEIIHCPGCNRIWDWNDMKCSLKSYFVCETVDDSNIRQF, encoded by the exons ATGaaggaaattttaatttgctcACTCTTGGTGTTGGGAATTGTTGCGGATGAAGTGATATTTGAAGTTCCGAATTTCAAG GCAAACTGGCATGGCGCCAATCTACACTGTACCACGAGGGGCTCCTCACTAGTTACGGTGACATCGCTGGAGAAGCATGAGGCGTTGgtcaaatttttggaaaaatccgaCAAAAAATACAGCAATCAAGGGTACCGATTCTGGATTGGAGCTAGCAGTCTGCCCGATGGAGAGAACTTTGTGTGGCAGTCAACGGGAAGCAGATTGTCGTTCACCAAGTGGAACTTGGGAGAGCCCAACAACGCTGGTGGGGTCGAACAGTGCGTCGAGATCATACACTGCCCCGGGTGCAATCGCATCTGGGATTGGAACGATATGAAGTGCAGCTTGAAATCGTATTTCGTTTGTGAAACAGTTGATGATTCGAATATTAGGCAGTTTTAG